The following coding sequences lie in one Niabella agricola genomic window:
- a CDS encoding GH92 family glycosyl hydrolase, with protein MQRHSFLLSVYITAVFVLLGKHSLAQKDFTQFVDPGIGTAHCRWFHYAPGALPFGMAKPGPATNGSYGNASGWEATGYDYRDSSIEGFPNFHEFQIGGIVFAPITGVLQTVPGKREAPDSGYRSRFDRKDEISTAGYYSVWLKDYRIRAELTATKRVAFHRYTFPAAEQAYILFDIGNQQGESGPVKDADVRVMPDGRIEGWVTTLPAYIQKYQPGASVTLYFSAVIDKAYSAYGAFNGTAIHASVKEAKGKGAGVYLGFSTKEQEAVTIKAGLSYTSVENARLNLEAEATGLSFDEARAQSKATWNDHLGRIEVEGKRKADLVKFYTGLYHAVLGRGLASDVNGAYPKNDGTTGQIPLDKNGRPLHQHYNTDAVWGIYWNLAQLWALVYPEYYSDFIKSQLLVYKDAGWLGDGIANSRYVSGVGTNFVGLVFASAYMAGIRDFDVALAYEAARKNELEWKHRPFGAGKMDLDRFRRYGYVNHLDSGTGSSELWQFSVSHTLEYAFSSYAVGQWARMLGKKNDQDTLMRLSKAWEKVYDPALKLVRPRLANGRFVEPFNPSQPWRGFQEGNAWQYTYFVPHDIETLVRTMGAQTFNKRLDSIFTVAQKNMFGGGATIDAFAGIGGIYNHGNQPNLHTSWLFNFSGRPSLTQKWVRAICNQFYGTGGVHGYGFGQDEDQGQLGAWFVMASVGLFDVKGLTGSHPEMGIGSPLFDRIRIRLSPRFYSGGDFVIETKNNDSNHIYVQSLLLNQQKLHTPFIPWQQLIKGGKLVLEMGNMPNNRY; from the coding sequence GTGCAACGACATTCATTTTTACTTTCGGTTTATATAACCGCTGTATTTGTTTTACTGGGCAAGCACTCGCTTGCGCAAAAGGATTTTACACAGTTTGTAGATCCGGGAATCGGTACGGCACACTGCCGCTGGTTTCATTATGCACCCGGGGCACTTCCTTTTGGTATGGCAAAGCCCGGACCGGCTACCAATGGAAGCTATGGCAATGCCAGTGGCTGGGAAGCAACGGGCTATGATTACCGCGACAGTTCCATCGAAGGCTTCCCGAATTTTCATGAATTTCAGATAGGCGGTATCGTGTTTGCGCCCATTACCGGGGTCTTACAAACCGTGCCAGGAAAAAGGGAAGCTCCGGATAGCGGCTATCGGTCGCGTTTTGATCGGAAAGATGAGATCAGTACGGCGGGCTATTATTCTGTATGGCTCAAAGACTATCGTATCCGTGCAGAACTAACCGCTACTAAAAGGGTCGCCTTTCACCGCTATACCTTTCCTGCAGCGGAACAGGCCTACATCCTCTTTGATATCGGTAATCAACAAGGAGAAAGCGGGCCTGTAAAGGATGCCGATGTACGCGTGATGCCGGATGGCCGTATTGAAGGTTGGGTAACCACCCTGCCCGCGTATATTCAAAAGTATCAGCCTGGCGCATCGGTGACACTTTACTTCTCCGCAGTGATTGATAAGGCATACAGTGCTTACGGAGCTTTCAACGGAACGGCGATACATGCATCCGTAAAAGAAGCAAAGGGAAAAGGCGCCGGGGTCTATCTTGGCTTTTCCACCAAAGAACAGGAGGCGGTAACCATTAAGGCGGGCCTCTCTTATACATCGGTTGAAAATGCACGGCTGAACCTCGAAGCGGAGGCCACAGGGCTTTCTTTTGATGAGGCCCGTGCACAGTCAAAAGCAACCTGGAATGATCACCTGGGCAGGATTGAAGTAGAAGGTAAGCGCAAAGCCGATCTTGTAAAGTTTTATACCGGGCTTTATCATGCGGTATTGGGGCGGGGGCTTGCCAGTGATGTAAACGGCGCTTATCCAAAAAATGACGGCACCACCGGGCAGATCCCGCTGGATAAAAATGGCCGGCCGCTGCACCAGCATTACAACACGGACGCGGTATGGGGTATTTACTGGAACCTGGCACAGCTTTGGGCGCTGGTATACCCGGAATATTATTCGGATTTTATCAAAAGCCAGTTACTGGTATATAAAGATGCCGGCTGGTTGGGCGACGGCATAGCAAACAGCCGTTATGTTTCGGGTGTGGGTACCAATTTTGTAGGACTTGTTTTTGCATCGGCTTATATGGCCGGCATCCGAGATTTTGATGTGGCGCTGGCTTATGAGGCGGCACGGAAGAATGAGCTGGAATGGAAGCACCGCCCCTTCGGAGCTGGAAAGATGGACCTGGACCGGTTCCGGAGGTACGGATATGTCAACCACCTGGATTCCGGAACCGGCAGCAGTGAACTTTGGCAGTTCTCGGTTTCGCACACGCTGGAATACGCCTTCAGCAGTTACGCCGTAGGGCAATGGGCCCGGATGCTGGGAAAGAAAAACGACCAGGATACGTTGATGCGTTTATCAAAAGCCTGGGAGAAAGTATACGATCCGGCGTTAAAACTGGTGCGGCCCCGGCTGGCAAATGGCCGGTTTGTTGAACCCTTCAACCCGTCCCAGCCCTGGCGTGGGTTCCAGGAAGGTAATGCCTGGCAATACACGTATTTCGTACCCCATGATATCGAAACATTGGTTCGTACAATGGGGGCGCAAACGTTCAACAAGCGGTTAGACAGTATTTTCACGGTCGCGCAAAAAAATATGTTTGGCGGTGGCGCCACAATCGATGCCTTTGCAGGTATCGGAGGTATTTATAATCACGGTAACCAGCCCAACCTGCACACCTCCTGGCTCTTTAATTTTTCCGGCCGGCCGTCGCTTACACAAAAATGGGTACGGGCGATCTGCAACCAGTTTTATGGTACCGGAGGTGTACATGGCTATGGGTTTGGCCAGGATGAAGATCAGGGGCAGCTGGGCGCCTGGTTTGTAATGGCTTCCGTGGGCCTGTTTGATGTAAAAGGGTTAACCGGTTCGCATCCGGAAATGGGTATTGGTAGTCCGCTGTTCGATCGCATCAGGATACGGCTTAGCCCAAGGTTTTACAGCGGCGGCGATTTTGTTATTGAAACAAAAAATAATGACAGTAATCATATTTATGTACAATCCCTGTTGCTGAATCAACAAAAGCTGCATACACCTTTTATACCCTGGCAACAGCTCATAAAAGGCGGGAAGCTGGTATTGGAAATGGGGAATATGCCCAACAACCGGTATTAG
- a CDS encoding ROK family protein: protein MNNLVLAADIGGTHITAALIDVGKRQIIKSSLMRKPVNSGAAAAPVIRSWSACMQAAMQDATVSKICIAMPGPFDYHNGVSLMTAQGKYDALYGLNIKQLLAAALDRVPQQFFIKNDAACFLQGEIFAGAVNESFDQVLGITLGTGLGSAFYKQGIAENADLWKHPFREGIAEDYLSTRWFVQRYAALSGRVLNGVQEIAACAATDENIPLLFKEFGKNLGAFLKCFIEMNPAEAVVIGGNITRAYEAFQREIELVLHQQFPLVTIRRSVLGEAAALYGAAASWLSQEVAGR, encoded by the coding sequence ATGAACAACCTTGTACTGGCGGCTGATATCGGGGGAACCCATATTACTGCAGCACTGATCGATGTAGGTAAACGGCAGATCATCAAGTCGTCGCTGATGCGAAAGCCGGTGAATTCGGGGGCCGCCGCCGCACCGGTCATTCGCAGCTGGAGTGCCTGTATGCAGGCTGCTATGCAGGATGCCACGGTCTCCAAGATCTGTATAGCCATGCCGGGGCCTTTTGATTATCATAATGGCGTGAGCCTGATGACGGCCCAGGGAAAATACGATGCGCTGTACGGGCTCAACATAAAGCAATTACTTGCTGCTGCACTGGACAGGGTGCCGCAGCAGTTCTTTATTAAAAATGACGCCGCCTGCTTTCTCCAGGGCGAAATATTTGCCGGTGCTGTAAATGAAAGTTTTGACCAGGTGTTGGGTATTACCCTTGGAACGGGCCTGGGCTCGGCATTTTACAAACAGGGTATTGCAGAAAACGCCGATCTGTGGAAGCATCCGTTCCGGGAAGGGATTGCTGAAGACTATTTATCTACAAGATGGTTTGTGCAGCGGTATGCTGCCTTGTCCGGAAGGGTGCTGAACGGCGTACAGGAGATTGCCGCTTGTGCTGCAACCGATGAAAACATCCCGCTGCTGTTTAAAGAATTTGGAAAGAACCTGGGTGCATTTTTAAAATGCTTTATAGAAATGAATCCAGCAGAAGCGGTGGTGATCGGGGGAAATATTACCAGGGCCTATGAGGCCTTTCAACGGGAAATAGAACTGGTCCTGCACCAACAGTTTCCGCTTGTAACAATCCGGCGGTCTGTATTGGGAGAGGCGGCGGCACTATACGGCGCGGCAGCCAGTTGGCTGAGCCAGGAGGTTGCCGGCAGGTAA
- a CDS encoding sugar porter family MFS transporter: MPVSIKRSSILTITFVASLGGFLFGFDMAVVSGVLPFLQKQFSLSAFEEGWFVSVALIGCIAGVAVSGELSDRWGRKKPLFIAALLFFLSALGCAVMPSLTGVIVFRFLGGVGIGLASNVVPLYISEIAPARIRGRLVTFYQFALTLGILAAYLSNAGLVRFASGHAVQEQGHWMEVIFGAEVWRAMLGMGTIPAILFLLGLFLVPESPRWLIQQGRTAEGRAIINAISPDDAMGADQQLQAAGTEGSYRELFAPRWRKALLLGVLLPLFSQFSGINAIIYYGPSILSNAGVSLSNSLLSQVIFGFANMIFTLIAMWKVDSAGRRPLYLWGTAGATIALFLTGFCFATGATGSIWLLICVMAFLACFAFSIGPLKFVVAAEIFPGKIRGRAMAISIMVMWIADTIVGQVTPVLLKAVGTGGTFWIFSAFGIIAFITVFRLLPETKGKSLEQIETEWKGAATKSGATSGDPTGNI; this comes from the coding sequence ATGCCTGTATCTATTAAACGATCTTCCATTCTTACCATCACCTTCGTGGCATCCCTGGGCGGCTTTCTTTTCGGGTTTGATATGGCCGTGGTTTCCGGGGTACTGCCGTTCCTGCAGAAGCAGTTTTCTCTATCGGCCTTTGAGGAGGGATGGTTTGTATCGGTTGCACTTATTGGCTGTATTGCCGGTGTAGCAGTTTCCGGTGAGCTAAGTGACCGCTGGGGCCGTAAAAAGCCCTTGTTTATTGCAGCGCTGCTCTTTTTTTTATCAGCCCTGGGTTGTGCTGTAATGCCTTCTTTAACCGGGGTAATCGTATTCCGTTTCCTCGGTGGCGTAGGCATCGGTCTGGCTTCAAACGTAGTACCACTCTATATTTCGGAAATAGCACCGGCGCGGATCCGGGGCCGTCTGGTGACCTTTTACCAGTTTGCGCTTACGCTGGGCATCCTGGCTGCCTACCTCAGCAATGCAGGCCTGGTTCGTTTTGCTTCCGGCCATGCGGTACAGGAGCAGGGCCATTGGATGGAAGTGATCTTTGGCGCAGAAGTGTGGCGGGCAATGCTGGGAATGGGAACCATACCTGCCATCCTGTTTTTATTGGGTTTGTTCCTGGTGCCGGAAAGCCCCCGTTGGCTGATACAGCAGGGGAGAACAGCAGAAGGACGGGCTATTATCAATGCCATTTCGCCGGATGATGCAATGGGAGCAGATCAGCAATTACAGGCCGCCGGCACCGAAGGCTCGTACCGGGAACTGTTTGCACCGCGCTGGCGGAAAGCATTGCTGCTGGGTGTCCTGCTTCCGCTGTTTTCACAATTCAGCGGTATCAATGCGATCATTTACTATGGCCCCAGTATTCTGAGCAATGCCGGTGTATCGTTGAGCAACTCGCTGTTAAGCCAGGTGATCTTTGGATTTGCCAATATGATATTTACCCTGATCGCCATGTGGAAAGTGGACAGTGCAGGACGCAGACCTTTGTATCTTTGGGGCACGGCGGGGGCAACCATTGCATTATTCTTAACCGGCTTTTGCTTTGCAACGGGCGCTACCGGTTCAATCTGGTTGCTGATCTGCGTGATGGCCTTTCTTGCCTGTTTTGCTTTTTCGATCGGCCCGCTGAAATTTGTGGTGGCCGCAGAAATCTTCCCGGGTAAGATCCGCGGAAGGGCCATGGCCATCAGCATTATGGTAATGTGGATCGCCGATACCATTGTGGGGCAGGTGACGCCCGTTCTTTTGAAAGCAGTGGGCACAGGTGGGACGTTCTGGATCTTTTCTGCTTTTGGCATCATTGCATTCATCACAGTATTCCGCCTGCTTCCGGAAACGAAAGGAAAATCGCTGGAGCAGATCGAAACGGAATGGAAGGGCGCTGCCACCAAATCAGGGGCAACCTCCGGCGATCCGACTGGTAATATATAA
- a CDS encoding class I mannose-6-phosphate isomerase, translating to MTEPTQTRTETRKNIPQLCRKSGQPLMPQQINGISSEAGAYSMYPFHSLGANKIRQGYASLADWILEQKKVVIDGYSGVLWETVYRSLNTAFQEKGVRVHWIFTDDYLKPEIEIDALVAPFLGAEDAVWGTRCTRSLSDFFDVNRLAAIEPDATADCTLVVGTGAALCGWEAPVVYLDVPKNEIQYRMRAGAVTNLGATTPTLAARMYKRFYFVDWVVHNAHKKQILNRITVLGDVQWADTLSWALSADIRPAFAHMARSSFRVRPWFEPGAWGGQWMKDHIPGLNPEEVNYAWSFELIVPENGIVFESNGCLLELAFDFLMLWDAVAVIGRHADFFGDEFPIRFDFLDTWNGGNLSIQCHPRLSYIRKHFGERITQDETYYILDCQNDAKVYLGFRDGIEPGVFRDALENSHRNQVEVPVAEFVQVHKAHKHDLFLIPNGTVHSSGANNLVLEISSTPYIFTFKMYDWLQVDLNGEPRAINIEHAFNNLRFDYKGSYVSKELLAHPRLISNGDDWEIYHLPTHPHHFYDVHRVEFDSRISFTTDESCNVLMLVEGSSVTVQVAGEERVYHYAETFVIPEAAKSYTVINNGTQRAKMVRVFIKESIDHLKIDDNDGR from the coding sequence ATGACTGAACCTACTCAGACGCGCACGGAGACCCGCAAAAATATTCCACAATTGTGCAGAAAAAGCGGGCAGCCATTGATGCCACAGCAAATAAACGGCATCTCTTCCGAAGCCGGTGCGTATTCCATGTACCCGTTTCATTCCCTCGGAGCAAATAAGATCCGGCAGGGATACGCATCCCTTGCTGACTGGATCCTGGAGCAGAAAAAGGTAGTGATCGACGGTTACAGCGGGGTGCTTTGGGAAACCGTATATCGCTCTTTAAATACCGCGTTCCAGGAAAAGGGAGTCCGGGTACATTGGATCTTTACGGATGACTATTTAAAACCCGAGATAGAAATCGACGCTTTGGTAGCCCCTTTTTTAGGAGCGGAGGATGCTGTTTGGGGAACGCGCTGTACCCGTTCGCTATCGGACTTTTTTGATGTGAACCGTTTAGCCGCCATTGAACCCGATGCTACTGCTGACTGTACATTGGTGGTGGGTACCGGTGCTGCTTTATGCGGCTGGGAGGCACCGGTGGTTTACCTGGATGTACCCAAAAATGAAATCCAGTACCGCATGCGGGCGGGGGCGGTTACCAACCTGGGAGCAACAACGCCAACCCTGGCCGCCCGGATGTACAAGCGTTTTTATTTTGTAGACTGGGTAGTACACAACGCGCACAAGAAGCAAATTCTGAACCGGATAACGGTTTTGGGAGATGTGCAATGGGCAGATACCTTAAGCTGGGCGCTATCAGCTGATATCCGTCCCGCATTCGCTCATATGGCAAGGAGCAGTTTCCGGGTGCGGCCCTGGTTTGAACCGGGGGCGTGGGGCGGACAGTGGATGAAGGACCACATACCGGGATTGAATCCGGAGGAAGTGAATTATGCCTGGTCTTTTGAACTGATTGTACCGGAGAACGGAATTGTTTTTGAAAGCAATGGCTGTTTACTGGAGCTGGCTTTTGATTTCCTGATGCTTTGGGATGCGGTCGCGGTTATCGGGCGGCACGCTGATTTTTTTGGAGATGAATTCCCCATCCGGTTCGACTTCCTGGATACCTGGAACGGAGGCAACCTTTCCATCCAGTGTCATCCCCGGCTTTCGTATATCCGGAAACATTTCGGAGAGCGGATTACACAGGATGAAACCTACTATATCCTGGATTGCCAGAACGATGCAAAAGTATACCTCGGTTTCCGTGATGGAATTGAACCCGGAGTTTTCCGGGACGCGCTGGAAAACAGCCACCGGAACCAGGTTGAGGTTCCGGTAGCCGAATTTGTGCAGGTACATAAGGCTCATAAGCATGACCTTTTCCTTATTCCCAACGGAACGGTACATAGTTCCGGAGCCAATAACCTGGTATTGGAGATCAGCTCCACGCCCTATATTTTTACTTTTAAAATGTATGATTGGTTGCAGGTGGACCTGAACGGCGAACCACGGGCCATCAATATAGAACATGCATTTAACAATCTGCGTTTTGATTACAAGGGGAGTTATGTGTCAAAAGAACTGCTTGCCCATCCCCGTCTGATCTCCAATGGCGACGACTGGGAGATCTATCACTTACCCACGCATCCCCATCATTTTTACGATGTGCACCGGGTGGAATTTGATTCCCGCATTTCATTTACTACCGACGAAAGCTGTAATGTGCTGATGCTGGTGGAGGGCAGCTCGGTAACCGTTCAGGTAGCCGGGGAGGAGCGGGTATATCATTATGCGGAAACTTTCGTAATCCCCGAGGCAGCGAAAAGCTATACCGTGATCAATAATGGAACCCAACGCGCTAAAATGGTGCGGGTATTTATAAAAGAATCCATTGATCATTTAAAAATTGATGACAATGATGGTCGTTAA
- a CDS encoding NAD(P)H-dependent oxidoreductase, whose product MKIIEQLNWRYAAKAMNGKKIPQEQMDRILEAARLAPSSNGLQPFEIIVISSPELKEKILPAAFNQPQITGCSHLLVFAAWDQYTPERINEFIAHTAAERGGDPERLERQRQSLLSKFAGMDKDQGYAHAARQAYLSLGVTVVAAAAEGIDGTPMEGFDPEQLDALLGLKQKGLRSAVIMALGYRDKEKDWLVNLKKVRKHKAQFITELN is encoded by the coding sequence ATGAAAATTATTGAGCAGCTCAACTGGCGCTATGCGGCCAAGGCCATGAACGGGAAGAAGATCCCGCAGGAACAAATGGACCGGATTTTGGAAGCCGCCCGGCTGGCGCCCTCTTCTAATGGGCTGCAACCCTTTGAAATTATTGTAATCAGCAGCCCGGAACTGAAAGAAAAGATCCTTCCGGCGGCGTTCAATCAGCCACAGATCACAGGCTGTTCGCATCTTTTGGTATTTGCCGCCTGGGACCAGTACACTCCTGAACGCATCAACGAATTTATTGCACATACAGCTGCAGAAAGAGGCGGTGATCCGGAACGGTTGGAACGGCAACGGCAATCGTTGCTGAGCAAATTCGCGGGCATGGATAAAGACCAGGGATATGCGCATGCGGCCCGGCAGGCCTATCTTTCATTAGGCGTAACGGTTGTTGCGGCGGCTGCAGAAGGTATTGATGGTACACCCATGGAAGGCTTTGATCCCGAACAGCTGGATGCGTTATTGGGGTTAAAACAAAAAGGATTGCGGAGCGCTGTGATCATGGCTTTAGGGTACCGGGACAAAGAAAAAGACTGGTTGGTCAACCTGAAGAAAGTCAGGAAGCATAAAGCGCAATTCATAACTGAGTTAAATTAA
- a CDS encoding YceI family protein codes for MKKVFLFLAVSIFSIQLFAQTTWSADPMHSSINFTIKHMGISFVTGKFDQFQGTLETSKADFSDAKIRFTVATASINTGVAPRDKHLKTADFFEVEKFPEMKFVSTGFKKKSGNRYLLKGNLTIKDVTKPVVLEAIYGGRTKNQMGKDVIGFQTTIKINRFDYHIPFDPTGQAVAKDVDVTIFLELQPQK; via the coding sequence ATGAAAAAAGTTTTTTTATTCCTCGCGGTTTCAATCTTCAGTATTCAGCTATTTGCGCAAACCACCTGGTCGGCAGATCCCATGCATTCGTCCATCAACTTTACCATCAAGCATATGGGGATCAGTTTTGTTACCGGAAAGTTTGATCAGTTCCAGGGAACACTGGAAACTTCAAAAGCCGATTTCTCTGATGCAAAGATTCGTTTTACGGTAGCCACCGCCAGCATTAATACCGGTGTGGCTCCTCGCGATAAGCACCTGAAAACGGCGGATTTTTTTGAAGTGGAGAAGTTTCCCGAAATGAAATTTGTGAGTACCGGCTTTAAAAAGAAGTCCGGCAACAGGTACCTGCTAAAGGGCAATCTGACCATCAAGGATGTAACAAAGCCGGTTGTGCTGGAAGCTATTTATGGCGGGCGTACGAAAAACCAGATGGGAAAGGATGTGATCGGTTTTCAGACAACGATAAAGATCAACCGGTTTGACTATCATATACCGTTTGATCCAACAGGGCAGGCCGTTGCCAAAGATGTGGATGTGACCATTTTCCTGGAACTGCAGCCCCAAAAATAG
- the lipA gene encoding lipoyl synthase has translation MIELPVTTKIKKPDWLRVKLPIGESYKHVRGLVDQHKLHTICESGNCPNMGECWGEGTATFMILGNICTRSCGFCAVATGRPEAVDYDEPQRVAEAIYLMKVKHAVITSVDRDELKDGGASIWFNTIRAVKALNPGTTLETLIPDFKGKKEDIQTVMEAAPEVISHNIETVERLTKQVRIQAKYWRSMEVIRALKEGGARTKSGIMLGLGETREEVLQTLRNLKDNGCDVVTIGQYLQPTPKHLPVQRFVHPDEFAFYKDAGYEMGLDYVESGPLVRSSYHSDRHVHPGLGRIQWEESKRMVG, from the coding sequence ATGATCGAATTACCGGTAACAACGAAGATAAAGAAGCCTGACTGGCTGCGGGTGAAACTGCCCATTGGCGAAAGCTATAAGCATGTGCGCGGCCTGGTGGACCAGCATAAATTACATACCATCTGCGAAAGCGGCAACTGTCCGAATATGGGCGAGTGCTGGGGAGAGGGAACCGCCACCTTTATGATCCTGGGAAATATCTGTACCCGCAGCTGCGGATTTTGCGCCGTGGCCACTGGTCGCCCGGAGGCGGTGGATTATGATGAACCCCAGCGTGTGGCGGAAGCTATTTACCTGATGAAGGTAAAACATGCGGTGATCACATCGGTAGACCGGGATGAACTGAAGGACGGAGGCGCCTCCATCTGGTTCAATACCATCCGCGCGGTAAAAGCGCTGAACCCGGGAACAACCCTGGAAACCCTGATTCCCGATTTTAAAGGAAAAAAAGAAGATATCCAGACCGTGATGGAAGCGGCCCCGGAAGTGATTTCGCACAATATTGAAACCGTGGAGCGGCTGACCAAGCAGGTGCGCATCCAGGCTAAGTACTGGCGCAGCATGGAAGTGATCCGTGCCCTGAAAGAAGGCGGTGCGCGTACGAAGAGCGGCATCATGCTGGGGCTGGGTGAAACCCGGGAAGAAGTGCTGCAAACCCTGCGGAACCTGAAAGATAACGGCTGCGATGTGGTGACCATTGGGCAGTACCTGCAGCCTACACCCAAACACCTGCCGGTGCAACGTTTTGTGCATCCTGATGAATTTGCCTTTTATAAAGATGCCGGTTATGAAATGGGATTGGATTATGTAGAAAGCGGCCCCCTGGTGCGCTCTTCCTATCACAGCGACCGGCATGTACATCCCGGGCTGGGCCGGATCCAGTGGGAGGAAAGCAAGCGAATGGTGGGATAG